The Pseudomonas sp. B21-023 genomic interval GATCATCGAGGCGATGGCCCAGGCGGCCGGGATTCTCGGATTCAAGATGCTCGACGCCAAGCCGGCTGACGGCACGCTTTACTACTTTGTCGGCTCCGACAAGCTGCGTTTCCGCCAACCGGTACTGCCGGGCGACCAACTGGTCCTGGAAGCGAAGTTCCTCAGCCGCAAGAGCATGATCTGGAAGTTCGAATGCCGTGCCCTGGTGGACGGCAAGCCAGTCTGCTCGGCCGAGATCACCTGTGCGGAACGCTCCCTATGAGTTCGATTGATCCACGGGCGATCATCGATCCCTCGGCCAAGCTGGCCGAGGGCGTCGAGGTTGGCCCCTGGTCGATCGTAGGCCCCGATGTGGAAATCGGGGAGGGCACCGTCATTGGCCCGCACGTCGTGCTTAAAGGGCCGACTCGTATTGGCAAGCACAACCGCATCTACCAGTTCTCCTCGATCGGTGAAGACACCCCTGACCTGAAGTACAAGGGTGAGCCGACGCGCCTGGTGATCGGTGACCACAATGTGATCCGCGAGGGTGTCACCATCCATCGCGGCACCGTGCAGGACCGTTCGGAAACGACGCTGGGCGATCACAACCTGATCATGGCCTATGCCCACATCGGCCATGACAGCGTCATCGGCAACCACTGCATCCTGGTCAACAACACCGCGTTGGCCGGGCACGTGCACGTGGGCGACTGGGCGATCCTGTCGGGCTACACACTGGTGCACCAGTACTGCCATATCGGCGCGCATGCCTTTTCCGGCATGGGTACCGCGATCGGCAAGGACGTGCCGGCTTATGTGACGGTGTTCGGCAGCCCGGCCGAGGCGCGCAGCATGAACTTCGAAGGCCTGCGCCGTCGTGGTTTCAGCGATGAGGTGCTGCATGCACTGCGCCGCGCCTACAAGGTTGTCTATCGCCAGGGCCTGACCGTCGAAGAGGCGCTCAAGGAGCTGGACGAGCTGGTGAGCCAGTTCCCGGAAGTCGACCTGTTCCGTCAATCGATCGCCAACTCCGCCCGCGGCATCACGCGCTGACATGGCCCAACTTTGCGTGGCGCTGGTCGCGGGCGAGGCCAGCGGCGACATCCTCGGTTCCGGCTTGATGCGTGCCATCAAGGCGCGCCACCCCGATGTGCGATTCATCGGCGTCGGCGGGCCATTGATGGAGGCCGAAGGCATGACCTCCTACTTCCCGATGGAACGCCTGGCCGTCATGGGCCTGGTCGAGGTGCTTGGGCGTCTGCGCGAGCTGCTCAAGCGGCGCAAGCTGTTGATCGAGACACTGATCGGTGAAAAGCCTGACGTGTTCATCGGTATCGATGCACCTGATTTCACCCTGAATATCGAACTCAAGCTGCGCCAGGCCGGGATCAAGACAGTGCACTATGTCAGCCCGTCGGTCTGGGCCTGGCGGCAGAAACGTGTGTTGAAGATCCGCGAGGGGTGCGACCTGATGCTCACCCTGCTGCCGTTCGAGGCGCGCTTCTATGAAGAGCAGGGTGTGCCGGTGCGCTTCGTCGGCCACCCGTTGGCGGACACCATTCCCCTCGAGGCTGACCGTGGCGCGGCGCGTGCCGAGCTGGGCCTGGGTGATGGCCCGGTGATCGCCCTGATGCCCGGCAGCCGCGGCGGCGAAGTGGGGCGCCTGGGCGCCTTGTTCCTTGATGCGGCCCAGCGCCTGCGCGAGCTGGTGCCTGGTGCACGTTTCGTGCTGCCGTGCGCCAATGCCGCGCGCCGCGCCCAGGTCGAGCAGATGCTCGAAGGGCGCGAGCTGCCGCTGACCTTGCTCGACGGCCAGTCGCACAAGGCTCTGGCGGCGTGCGACGCGGTGCTGATCGCCTCGGGTACCGCCACCCTGGAAGCGATGCTGTACAAGCGGCCGATGGTGGTGGCCTATCGCCTGGCACCGTTGACATACTGGATCCTCAAACGCATGGTCAAGAGCCCCTACGTGTCGCTGCCCAACTTGCTTGCCCAGCGGCTGTTGGTACCCGAGCTGCTGCAGGACGCCGCCACCAGCGAGGCCTTGGCGCAAACCCTGGCACCGCTGGTCAAGGATGGCGCGCAGCAGACCGACAGCTTCGACCAGATTCACCGCACCCTGCGCCGCGACGCCTCCAACCAGGCGGCCGACGCGGTGCTTGCCCTGTTGAAGGACCGCTGACATGCAGATTGGACTGGATTTCAACCTGGTCGAGGAACTGGTGGCAGGTGTAGACGAAGTGGGGCGGGGTCCGCTGTGCGGCGCGGTGGTAACCGCAGCGGTTATTCTCGACCCGCGCCGGCCGATCCTCGGTCTGAACGACTCGAAGAAACTCACCGAGGCCAAGCGCGATGCGCTGTTCGACGAGATCTGCGAAAAGGCGCTGAGTTTCTGCATCGCTCGCGCCGAGGTCGAGGAAATCGACCGACTGAACATCCTCCATGCGACCATGCTGGCCATGCAGCGTGCGGTCGAAGGGCTGCACGTCACGCCGAAACTGGCGCTGATCGATGGCAACCGCTGTCCGAAGCTTTCGGTACCGGCGGCTCCGGTGGTCAAGGGTGATTCGCAGGTGCCGGCAATCGCCGCCGCCTCGATTCTGGCCAAGGTCACCCGTGACCGCGAGATGAGCGCGTTCGAGCTGATCTACCCGGGTTATGGGATCGGCGGGCACAAGGGGTATCCGACCCCAGTGCACCTTGAGGCCCTGGCCCGTCTAGGGCCGACGCCCATTCATCGGCGTTCGTTCGCGCCTGTTCGAGCTGCCTGGGAAGCTCGTGAGGGCGTTTCCACTTTTCTGATCTGATTATCGCCATGCATCGCGGGGCAAGCCCGCTCCCACGCAGCCGATTCCATTGCAGGCTTGGCGTGGGAGCGGGCTTGCCCCGCGATGCATTCTGCAATCAACCGCTGACCTGCAGGCGAGGCAAGCGCAGAGCAATACGCTACAATCCCGCCCTTGTCGTTCAGCACTGCTACAGGATCCTCCATGTCGGTCTCCTTCGTTCACCTTCGCGTGCACTCCGAATTCTCCCTGGTCGACGGCCTGGTGCGGATCAAGCCGCTGGCCAAGGCCCTGGCCGGGATGAACATGCCGGCGGTGGCGATCACCGACCAGAGCAACATGTGCTCGCTGGTGAAGTTCTACAAGACCGCCATGGGCGCCGGCATCAAGCCGATCTGCGGCGCCGACCTGTGGCTGGCTGGGGTTGACCCGGAGGCGCCACTGTCGCGCATCTGTTTCCTGGCCATGAACCCCAAGGGTTACCGCAATCTCACCGAGCTGATCTCGCGCGGTTGGACCGATGGCCAGCGCAATGGGCTGGTGATCATCCAGCGCGACTGGATCGCCCCGGCCAGCGAGGGGCTGATTGCCCTGTCCGCGGGCAAGGAAGGCGACATCGGCATGGCGCTGATGGCCAATCGTCAGGACGAAGCCCAGGTACTGCTCGCTGACTGGATGAGCATGTTCCCCGAGCGCTTCTACGTCGAGGTGCAGCGTACCAACCGCGCTGGTGACGAGGAATACGTGCACGCTGCCGTGGCCTTGGCCGACAAGCTCGGCGCGCCACTGGTGGCGACCAACGACGTGCGTTTCGTCAAGCAGTCGGACTTCGACGCCCACGAGACCCGCGTGTGCATCGGCGAGGGTTGGACCCTGGACGACCCGCGCCGCCCGCGTGGCTACAGCGACCAGCAGTACCTAAAGTCCGCCGAAGAGATGGCCGAGCTGTTCAGTGACCTGCCGGACGCCATTGCCAACACCGTTGAGATCGCCAAGCGCTGCAACATCACCGTGCAGCTGGGCAAGTACTTCCTCCCCGACTTCCCGACGCCCAACGGCATGGGCATCGACGACTACCTGCGGCATGTCTCCCACGAAGGCCTCGAAGAGCGCCTGGCGGTGCTTTGGCCGAAGGAGACCACGCCCAACTACGAAGAGAAGCGCCAGGTCTACCTGGACCGCCTGAAGTTCGAGCTGGATATCATTATCCAGATGGGCTTCCCCGGTTACTTCCTGATCGTTATGGACTTCATCAAGTGGGCGAAGAACAACGACGTGCCGGTCGGCCCGGGCCGGGGGTCGGGTGCCGGTTCCTTGGTGGCCTACGTGCTGAAGATCACCGACCTCGACCCGTTGGCCTACGACCTGCTGTTCGAGCGCTTCCTCAACCCTGAACGTATTTCCATGCCCGACTTCGACGTCGACTTCTGCATGGATGGCCGCGACCGGGTGATCGACTACGTGGCCGAAGCCTATGGGCGCAATGCGGTGAGCCAGATCATCACCTTCGGCACCATGGCCGCCAAGGCGGTGGTGCGTGACGTGGCGCGGGTGCAGGGCAAGTCCTACGGCCTGGCCGACCGCCTGTCGAAGATGATCCCGTTCGAAGTGGGCATGACCCTGGAGAAGGCCTACGAGCAGGAAGAGATCCTGCGCGACTTCCTCAAGGGCGACGAGGATGCCCGCGAAATCTGGGACATGGCCCTCAAGCTCGAAGGTGTCACCCGCGGTACCGGCAAGCACGCCGGTGGCGTGGTGATCGCCCCGACCAAGCTTACCGACTTTTCGCCGATCGCCTGTGATGAAGAAGGCGGCGGCCTGGTGACCCAGTTCGACAAGGACGACGTCGAGGCCGCGGGCCTGGTGAAGTTCGACTTCCTCGGCCTGCGTACGCTGACGATCATCAAGTGGGCGATGGAAATCATCAACCGCGAGCAGGCCAAGAAGAACCTGCCCGACGTCAACATCGACTTCATTCCGCTGGACGACCGCAAGACCTACGAGTTGCTGCAGAAGGCTGAAACCACCGCAGTGTTCCAGCTCGAATCGCGCGGCATGAAAGAGCTGATCAAGAAGCTCAAGCCTGACTGCCTGGAAGACCTTATCGCACTGGTGGCGCTGTTCCGCCCCGGTCCGCTGCAGTCGGGCATGGTGGACGACTTCATCAACCGCAAACACGGCCGCGCCGAGTTGGCCTACCCGCATGCGGACTACCAGTACGAAGGCCTCAAGCCCGTTCTTGCGCCGACCTACGGCATCATCCTGTACCAGGAACAGGTGATGCAGATCGCCCAGGTGATGGCCGGCTATACCCTCGGCGGCGCCGACATGCTGCGCCGGGCCATGGGTAAGAAAAAGCCCGAGGAAATGGCCAAGCAGCGTGGCGGTTTCATCGAAGGCTGCGTGGCCAACAACATTGATGCGGATCTGGCTGGTAACATCTTCGATCTGGTAGAGAAATTCGCCGGTTACGGGTTCAACAAATCTCACTCTGCGGCCTATGGCCTGGTCTCTTACCAGACAGCGTGGTTGAAGACCCACTACCCGGCGCCGTTCATGGCCGCGGTCCTGTCGGCGGATATGCACAACACCGACAAGGTAGTGGTGCTGGTCGAGGAAGTACGCAGCATGAAGCTGCGCCTCGACGCGCCGGACGTGAACTTCTCCGACTTCAAGTTCACCGTCAACAACGATGGCCGCATCGTCTATGGCCTGGGGGCGATCAAGGGGGTGGGCGAGGGGCCGGTGGAGGCGATCGTCGAGGCGCGTGCCCAGGGCGGCCCGTTCAAGGACCTGTTCGATTTCTGCGAGCGCATCGACCTCAAGCGCGTCAACAAACGTACCCTCGATGCGTTGATCCGCAGTGGCGCGCTGGATCGTCTCGGCCCGCACTTCCATGACGAGATCAAGGCCTACCAGGCCAACATCGACATCAACCGCGCGACCCTGCTCTCGGCGCTGGGTGAGGCCGTCAAGGCTGCCGAACAGGCGGCCCATACCGCCGACAGTGGCCATGTCGACCTGTTCGGCGGCATGTTCGACGAGGCGGATGTCGACGTCTACGCCAACCACCGCAAGGTGAGGGAGTTGACGCTCAAAGAGCGCCTGAAAGGCGAAAAGGACACGCTCGGCCTGTACCTCACCGGGCATCCGATTGATGAGTACGAGACCGAGATCCGCCGTTTCGCCCGCCAGCGTATTGTCGACTTGAAGCCCGCGCGGGATACCCAGACCATCGCCGGGATGATCATTGCCCTGCGCGTGATGAAGAACAAGAAGGGCGACAAGATGGGCTTCGTCACCCTCGACGACCGTTCCGGGCGCATCGAGGCCTCGTTGTTCGCCGATGCCTTCATGGGCGCCCAGGCCTTGCTGCAGACCGACGCCATGGTGGTGGTGGAGGGGGAGGTCAGTAACGACGATTTCTCCGGTGGCCTGCGCCTGCGGGTCAAGACGGTGATGACCATGGAGGATGCCCGTACCAAGCTGGCCGAAAGCCTGCGCCTGAAGGTCGCCCACGACGCGCTCAAGGGGGACCGCCTGAACTGGCTGGGCGAGCTGATCACCCGCCACCGTGGTGGCTGCCCGATCACCCTGGAGTACACCGGCAGCGACGCCAAGGCCATGCTGCAATTCGGCGACCAGTGGTCCATCGACCCGGCCGACGGCCTGATTCAGGCACTGCGTGACCAGTTCGGACGTGAGAACGTCTTCCTGCAATACCGTTGAAACGACGAATTTTAATCTCGACCTATATGCGCCTGATCCCTTAAGGTAGGGCGCCAAACGGATCAACCGGCCGGCCGCCTGGCCGTAGACCCAAGACGGAAGCCTATGAACCCGAATTTCCTCGATTTCGAACAGCCGATTGCCGACCTGCAAGCCAAGATCGAAGAGCTGCGCCTGGTGGGTAACGACAACTCGCTGAACATCAGCGATGAAATTGCCCGTCTGCAGGACAAGAGCAGCACCCTGACCGAGAGCATCTTCGGCAACCTGACCAGCTGGCAGATCGCCCGTCTGGCCCGTCACCCGCGCCGCCCCTACACCCTCGACTATATCGACCACCTCTTCACCGAGTTCGAAGAGCTGCACGGCGACCGTCACTTCTCCGACGACGCCGCCATCGTCGGTGGCACCGCGCGCCTGGACGACAAGCCGGTCATGGTCATCGGCCACCAGAAGGGCCGCGAGGTGCGTGAGAAGGTGCGCCGCAACTTCGGCATGCCGCGTCCCGAAGGCTATCGCAAGGCCTGTCGCCTGATGGAAATGGCCGAGCGTTTCAAGATGCCGATCCTGACCTTCATCGACACCCCGGGTGCCTATCCGGGCATCGACGCAGAAGAGCGCAACCAGAGCGAGGCCATTGCCTGGAACCTGCGCGTCATGGCGCGTCTGAAGACGCCGATCATCGCCACCGTGATTGGTGAGGGTGGTTCCGGCGGCGCACTGGCCATCGGCGTGTGCGACCAGCTGAACATGTTGCAGTACTCCACCTACTCGGTGATCTCGCCGGAAGGCTGCGCCTCGATCCTGTGGAAGACCGCCGACAAGGCCGCCGACGCCGCCGAGGCCATGGGCATCACCGCCGAGCGCCTGAAGAGCCTGAACATCGTCGACAAGGTCATCCAGGAGCCGCTGGGCGGCGCCCACCGTGATCCGGCCAAGATGTCCGCGAGCATCCGCGCCGACCTGATCGAACAGCTGGACATGCTCGGCAAGCTCGACAACGACGCGCTGCTCAAGCGCCGTTACGACCGCCTGATGAGCTACGGTCTCTGATGGATTCCAGGGGCCGCTTTGCGGCCCTTTCGCCGGCAAGCCGGCTCCCACAAGGGAATGCATATTTCTGTGGGAGCCGGCTTGCCGGCGAAAGGGGCGTGAAACGCCCCCCCCCCCCCCCCGCGATCTCCATCACGGTGAGGCCCAGATGATCAACCTCACCCGCCAGTTTGCCCGTTGGCTCGATGCCCCCGCCTGGCACGTCGCCTTCTCCGGCGGCCTCGACTCCACCGTTCTCCTGTACCTGCTGGCCGATTACGCCCGCAATCACCCCGTGCCCCCCTTGCGTGCCATCCATGTCCATCACGGCCTGCAAGCCGCCGCCGATGCCTGGCCCGATCACTGCCGAGCGGTGTGTGCCGCCCTGGGTGTCGAACTCGATGTGGTCCCTGTCCAGGTCGCCCCTGGCGCCAGCCTCGAACAGTCGGCCCGCAACGCCCGCTACGACGCCTTCGAAAAACGGCTGGGCGTAGGCGAAGTGCTGTTCACCGGCCAGCACCGTGACGATCAGGCCGAAACCTTGCTGTTTCGTCTGCTGCGCGGCGCCGGCTTGCGTGGTCTGTCGGCCATGCCCGAGGCGCGCTCGTTGGGGCAGGGCAGGCTCGTGCGCCCGCTGCTGAAGGTTTCGCGTGAGCGCTTGCACGCTTATGCCCAGAGCAGGGGGTTGGTGTGGGTTGACGATCCCTCAAATACCGACACCACCTTCGCCCGCAACTTCCTG includes:
- the fabZ gene encoding 3-hydroxyacyl-ACP dehydratase FabZ, which translates into the protein MMDINEIREYLPHRYPFLLVDRVTELDFEAQSIRAYKNVSINEPFFNGHFPAHPIMPGVLIIEAMAQAAGILGFKMLDAKPADGTLYYFVGSDKLRFRQPVLPGDQLVLEAKFLSRKSMIWKFECRALVDGKPVCSAEITCAERSL
- the lpxA gene encoding acyl-ACP--UDP-N-acetylglucosamine O-acyltransferase; protein product: MSSIDPRAIIDPSAKLAEGVEVGPWSIVGPDVEIGEGTVIGPHVVLKGPTRIGKHNRIYQFSSIGEDTPDLKYKGEPTRLVIGDHNVIREGVTIHRGTVQDRSETTLGDHNLIMAYAHIGHDSVIGNHCILVNNTALAGHVHVGDWAILSGYTLVHQYCHIGAHAFSGMGTAIGKDVPAYVTVFGSPAEARSMNFEGLRRRGFSDEVLHALRRAYKVVYRQGLTVEEALKELDELVSQFPEVDLFRQSIANSARGITR
- the lpxB gene encoding lipid-A-disaccharide synthase, with protein sequence MAQLCVALVAGEASGDILGSGLMRAIKARHPDVRFIGVGGPLMEAEGMTSYFPMERLAVMGLVEVLGRLRELLKRRKLLIETLIGEKPDVFIGIDAPDFTLNIELKLRQAGIKTVHYVSPSVWAWRQKRVLKIREGCDLMLTLLPFEARFYEEQGVPVRFVGHPLADTIPLEADRGAARAELGLGDGPVIALMPGSRGGEVGRLGALFLDAAQRLRELVPGARFVLPCANAARRAQVEQMLEGRELPLTLLDGQSHKALAACDAVLIASGTATLEAMLYKRPMVVAYRLAPLTYWILKRMVKSPYVSLPNLLAQRLLVPELLQDAATSEALAQTLAPLVKDGAQQTDSFDQIHRTLRRDASNQAADAVLALLKDR
- the rnhB gene encoding ribonuclease HII translates to MQIGLDFNLVEELVAGVDEVGRGPLCGAVVTAAVILDPRRPILGLNDSKKLTEAKRDALFDEICEKALSFCIARAEVEEIDRLNILHATMLAMQRAVEGLHVTPKLALIDGNRCPKLSVPAAPVVKGDSQVPAIAAASILAKVTRDREMSAFELIYPGYGIGGHKGYPTPVHLEALARLGPTPIHRRSFAPVRAAWEAREGVSTFLI
- the dnaE gene encoding DNA polymerase III subunit alpha, which translates into the protein MSVSFVHLRVHSEFSLVDGLVRIKPLAKALAGMNMPAVAITDQSNMCSLVKFYKTAMGAGIKPICGADLWLAGVDPEAPLSRICFLAMNPKGYRNLTELISRGWTDGQRNGLVIIQRDWIAPASEGLIALSAGKEGDIGMALMANRQDEAQVLLADWMSMFPERFYVEVQRTNRAGDEEYVHAAVALADKLGAPLVATNDVRFVKQSDFDAHETRVCIGEGWTLDDPRRPRGYSDQQYLKSAEEMAELFSDLPDAIANTVEIAKRCNITVQLGKYFLPDFPTPNGMGIDDYLRHVSHEGLEERLAVLWPKETTPNYEEKRQVYLDRLKFELDIIIQMGFPGYFLIVMDFIKWAKNNDVPVGPGRGSGAGSLVAYVLKITDLDPLAYDLLFERFLNPERISMPDFDVDFCMDGRDRVIDYVAEAYGRNAVSQIITFGTMAAKAVVRDVARVQGKSYGLADRLSKMIPFEVGMTLEKAYEQEEILRDFLKGDEDAREIWDMALKLEGVTRGTGKHAGGVVIAPTKLTDFSPIACDEEGGGLVTQFDKDDVEAAGLVKFDFLGLRTLTIIKWAMEIINREQAKKNLPDVNIDFIPLDDRKTYELLQKAETTAVFQLESRGMKELIKKLKPDCLEDLIALVALFRPGPLQSGMVDDFINRKHGRAELAYPHADYQYEGLKPVLAPTYGIILYQEQVMQIAQVMAGYTLGGADMLRRAMGKKKPEEMAKQRGGFIEGCVANNIDADLAGNIFDLVEKFAGYGFNKSHSAAYGLVSYQTAWLKTHYPAPFMAAVLSADMHNTDKVVVLVEEVRSMKLRLDAPDVNFSDFKFTVNNDGRIVYGLGAIKGVGEGPVEAIVEARAQGGPFKDLFDFCERIDLKRVNKRTLDALIRSGALDRLGPHFHDEIKAYQANIDINRATLLSALGEAVKAAEQAAHTADSGHVDLFGGMFDEADVDVYANHRKVRELTLKERLKGEKDTLGLYLTGHPIDEYETEIRRFARQRIVDLKPARDTQTIAGMIIALRVMKNKKGDKMGFVTLDDRSGRIEASLFADAFMGAQALLQTDAMVVVEGEVSNDDFSGGLRLRVKTVMTMEDARTKLAESLRLKVAHDALKGDRLNWLGELITRHRGGCPITLEYTGSDAKAMLQFGDQWSIDPADGLIQALRDQFGRENVFLQYR
- a CDS encoding acetyl-CoA carboxylase carboxyltransferase subunit alpha produces the protein MNPNFLDFEQPIADLQAKIEELRLVGNDNSLNISDEIARLQDKSSTLTESIFGNLTSWQIARLARHPRRPYTLDYIDHLFTEFEELHGDRHFSDDAAIVGGTARLDDKPVMVIGHQKGREVREKVRRNFGMPRPEGYRKACRLMEMAERFKMPILTFIDTPGAYPGIDAEERNQSEAIAWNLRVMARLKTPIIATVIGEGGSGGALAIGVCDQLNMLQYSTYSVISPEGCASILWKTADKAADAAEAMGITAERLKSLNIVDKVIQEPLGGAHRDPAKMSASIRADLIEQLDMLGKLDNDALLKRRYDRLMSYGL